ATATAAAGAATAGTTTATGATAAAATAAAATATGCTGAATACAATTCATTCAAGGAGGAATCTAAATGAGCAAAGAACTAAAAGAGAAGATAGCACTTCTTAATGATGAAGAAAAATATCAGGAAATTGTAGATATGATTCTTGAGATAAAAGAGAAAGATAGAGATTTTGAAATTATATCTGAATGGGGAAGAGCAGAAAATAATCTAGGAAATTATAAGAAAGCCTTGGAAATACTTTTTTCTATCAAAGAAGAGGGAGAAGAAGATTCGTTGTGGAATTATAGAGTAGGATATGCTTATAGTGGTTTGGAAAATTATGAAAAAGCAGCTGAATATTTTGAGAAATCAAAAAATTTAGATCCTGATTATGCATGGACATATTTTGAATTAGGCTGGAATCTTCAAAGAATTGAAAAAATGAGGAAGCATTAAATGCTTTAAAAAAGCTGTAGAATTAGATTCAGAAAATACTTTTGCTCTTGCAGAAATAGGAGATATATATGAAAAGTTAGATAATTATGAAAGTGCATTAGAATATTTTAAAAAGGCTGAAGAGTTTGGGAGAGATGACTACTGGGTGATTACACATATAGGGTGGTGTCTAAATCAATTAGATAGAGATGAAGAAGCATTAGAATACTATATGAAAGCACTTGCAGGAGAAGAGGATAATATATGGCTTTTATCACAGATTGGAGTAACGCTTGGAGTTATAAGAAGATATGAAGAGGGAATAGAATATTTAAAGAAAGCAGAAGAACTAGGAAGAAATGATATATGGTTAAATTCAGAGTTGGGGTGGCAGTTAGCAAGAATAGAAAAACATGAAGAAGCAGTAGAATATTTTAAGAAGGCTGAAGAATTAGGGAGAAGTGATACTTGGCTTTATAATCAATTAGGCTGGAATCTTGGAGTTTTGGATAAATATGAAGAAGAATTAGAATATCTTTATAAATCTAAAAAAATATCAGAAGACGATGTATGGCTTGAATCTGAAATAGGTTGGACTTTAAGAAATATGTCAAAACCAGAAGAAGCTCTGGTATATTTAAAGAAAGCACAAGAATTGGGAAGAGATGATGCATGGCTTCATTTAGAAATGGGACTTTCTTTGGGAGATTTAGGAAAAAATGAAGAAGCATTGGCAGAATTAAAGAAAGCAGAAGAAAATGGAGATGAAAGTATTCGTCTTTATTCTACTATAGCATGGAATTTAGGACAGTTAAATAAAAATGAAGAAGCTTTGAAGTATTTAGAAAAAGTAGAGAAATTAGGAAGAAACGATATATGGCTCTATTCAGAAATGGGTTGGAATTTAGATGCTGTAGGAAAAACTGAAGAAGGGGAAAAATATCTCCAAAAAGCCATTGAAATGGGAAGAAATGATTCGTGGATATATTCTGAAATAGGATATAGCCTTTCAAGAAATCAAAAAGTAGAAGAAGGGATAGAATATTATCTTAAAGCGAAAGAGTTAGGAAGAAATGATGTATGGTTGAACTCAGAAATAGCTTGGTCATATGATATTATTGGAAAGTATGAAGAGGCACTTCCATATCTTGAAACAACTGAAAAATTAGGTAGAGATGATATATGGCTGAATTGTGAATTTGCTATCTGTTTAGGAAGAACTGGGAAAAGTGAGGAAGCAATAGCAAGATTATTTAAAGCTCAAGAGTTAGGAAGAGAAGATGACTGGCTGTATTCAGAGATAGCTTATAATTATGGAAGGCTGGATAGAGCAGAGGAAGCTTTAATTTATTTGGATAAAGCAGAAAAGTTAGGAAGAGAAGATGTTTGGTTATATTCAGAAATAGGTTGGAATTTAGGAACTTTAAAAAAATATGAAGAGGGATTAAAATATTTTGAAAAAGTAATAGAGATGGGAAGAAATGATGAGTGGATCTATTCACAGATAGGCTGGACTCTAGCCAAGTTAGGAAGAAATGAAGAGGCAGTAGAAAACTTTAAAAAGGCAGTTGAGCTTAATCCATATGACAGCTGGATAGAATATAATCTAGGAAGAGTTTTAAGAAAGTGTGGGAAATTCATTGAAGCTATGGAACATATAAAAAAATCTGCTGAAATAGGTGGGTATGAAGGCTGGACTGATTTGGAATTAGCTTGGGATTATGCTGAGATAGATGAAAAAGAAATAGCGAAAGAATATCTTGAAAATGTAGAAAAATATTTAGATATAAATTCTGATGCTGTCAAAGAAGATTATAATATAGTTAAATCATTAATAAATGCTATGCCAATTATGTTTAGTTAAAATATGAATATTAATTGTAAAAATTATCTTTTTAGAGAGAAATCATTGTAATTTCATTGCTACAGCTAAAAACTGAATATAAAGCTAAAAAATAAATATAAATAGAAAAGACAGGCATTCCTTATTAGGAAACCTGTCTTTTCTTCTTGTTTACCACTATATCTTTTATATTCCCGTTTTCCATAACAACTATTCTGTCAGAAATCTGATTAACAAAATCTATTTCGTGGCTTACTATTACCATAGTTATATTGCTTGAATCTCTGAGTTGTTCAATAACATTCAATACTTCTTTTACCATATCAGGGTCAAGAGCAGATGTAGGTTCATCAAAAAGTAAAACTTCTGGATTTCTTGCTAAAGCTCTGGCAATAGCTACTCTTTGTTTCTGTCCACCAGAAAGAGCTTTAGGATAAAAATCAGCTCTGTCCTTAAGTCCAACTTTTTCTAAAAGATCATAAGCTATTTTTTTTGCTTCAGATTTATCCATTTTATCTACAACTATGAGTGATTCCATTATATTTTGAATAGCTGTCTTGTGTGGAAAAAGGTTAAAAGATTGAAAAACCATTCCCATTTTCTTTTTATCAGGAACTTTTACATCTCCAGAATCTATTTCTTCCAAGCCTATAAGACATCTGAGAAGAGTAGATTTACCACCTCCAGATGGTCCTATAATGGAAACAACTTCTCCTTTTTCGATACCAAGATTAATATTTTTAAGTATTACATCTCCTTCTAAATACTGTTTAGATAAATTATTAACTTGAATAATCATATTATATCATCACCTTTTTTTCCATTTTTTTAAAGAATAAAACAACTATTGTAGAAAGACCCAAATAAATAACTGCACATATAAAAAATGGTGTTATTGAGAAATCACGAGTAACAAGTTCTCTTGAATTTCTTAATATCTCAGCCATTCCAATAGCAGAAACTAATGAAGTATCTTTGATAAGTGATATAGCTTCATTTGATAATGGCGGAAGTGCTGTAATAAGAGCCTGTGGGATTATTATTCTAATCATAGTCTGCCAGTACTTCATACCAAGTACTTTTGCAGCTTCATATTGTCCTGGATCAATTCCCAGAATGCTTCCTCTAAATATTTCACAGAAATAAGCTGTATAGTTTATAACAAATGTAAGAGAAGCAGCAGCAAAAGGTGATAAAGTAATACCAACTACTGGAAGACCATAGTATACAAAGAAAAGCTGCAGTAAAAGTGGCGTTCCTCTGAATATCCATGTATACACTTGGATAATATTGCTTAATGTTGTATTTTTTGAAACTCTTCCTAGGGATAATAATATCCCTAGAGGAAGAGAGAAAAGCATAGTCACAACATATAAGTTAACTGTTAA
Above is a window of Fusobacterium varium DNA encoding:
- a CDS encoding Tetratricopeptide repeat; the encoded protein is MSKELKEKIALLNDEEKYQEIVDMILEIKEKDRDFEIISEWGRAENNLGNYKKALEILFSIKEEGEEDSLWNYRVGYAYSGLENYEKAAEYFEKSKNLDPDYAWTYFELGWNLQRIEKMRKH
- the yrrB gene encoding TPR repeat-containing protein yrrB; protein product: MITHIGWCLNQLDRDEEALEYYMKALAGEEDNIWLLSQIGVTLGVIRRYEEGIEYLKKAEELGRNDIWLNSELGWQLARIEKHEEAVEYFKKAEELGRSDTWLYNQLGWNLGVLDKYEEELEYLYKSKKISEDDVWLESEIGWTLRNMSKPEEALVYLKKAQELGRDDAWLHLEMGLSLGDLGKNEEALAELKKAEENGDESIRLYSTIAWNLGQLNKNEEALKYLEKVEKLGRNDIWLYSEMGWNLDAVGKTEEGEKYLQKAIEMGRNDSWIYSEIGYSLSRNQKVEEGIEYYLKAKELGRNDVWLNSEIAWSYDIIGKYEEALPYLETTEKLGRDDIWLNCEFAICLGRTGKSEEAIARLFKAQELGREDDWLYSEIAYNYGRLDRAEEALIYLDKAEKLGREDVWLYSEIGWNLGTLKKYEEGLKYFEKVIEMGRNDEWIYSQIGWTLAKLGRNEEAVENFKKAVELNPYDSWIEYNLGRVLRKCGKFIEAMEHIKKSAEIGGYEGWTDLELAWDYAEIDEKEIAKEYLENVEKYLDINSDAVKEDYNIVKSLINAMPIMFS
- the artM_1 gene encoding Arginine transport ATP-binding protein ArtM, with product MIIQVNNLSKQYLEGDVILKNINLGIEKGEVVSIIGPSGGGKSTLLRCLIGLEEIDSGDVKVPDKKKMGMVFQSFNLFPHKTAIQNIMESLIVVDKMDKSEAKKIAYDLLEKVGLKDRADFYPKALSGGQKQRVAIARALARNPEVLLFDEPTSALDPDMVKEVLNVIEQLRDSSNITMVIVSHEIDFVNQISDRIVVMENGNIKDIVVNKKKRQVS
- the yecS gene encoding Inner membrane amino-acid ABC transporter permease protein yecS — translated: MDGNIIFILKGMKLTVNLYVVTMLFSLPLGILLSLGRVSKNTTLSNIIQVYTWIFRGTPLLLQLFFVYYGLPVVGITLSPFAAASLTFVINYTAYFCEIFRGSILGIDPGQYEAAKVLGMKYWQTMIRIIIPQALITALPPLSNEAISLIKDTSLVSAIGMAEILRNSRELVTRDFSITPFFICAVIYLGLSTIVVLFFKKMEKKVMI